Genomic DNA from Flavobacterium sp. N502540:
CCAATTGGAACGTGGGCTTCGACTTCGCTCAGCCCAACAATCTAAAATCTGATATCTAAAATTTAAAATCGCTCTATCGCTTCTTGTACTTTTTCTTCTTTTACACACAATGAGAATCTGATGTATCCTTCGCCGTTGCTCCCGAAAATAGTCCCTGGCGTGATGAAAATATGTTTCTCGTATAATATTTCGTCAATGAACTTCTCTGCTGACGCTATCCCTTCCGGAAGTTTTGCCCAAACAAATAGTCCAACACCTTCTTTATAAACTTCGCAGCCCAATTTCTCTGCTAATTTTTCTGTTAATTCTCTACGGCGTCTGTAAATTACATTCTGATCTTCGAACCAACTTTTATCACAATTTAAAGCTGCAACGGCGCCTTTCTGAATTCCGTAAAACATACCGCTGTCCATATTGCTTTTTACTTTCAAAACAGCATCGATAATTTCAGGCTTCCCTAAAACCATTCCAACTCTCCAGCCGGCCATATTGAATGTTTTACTCAATGAATTCAATTCTAAAGCCACATCCTTTGCCCCTTCAACCTGCAGCAAACTCATTGGATTATCATTTAAAACAAAACTATACGGATTATCGTTAACCAATAGTATGTTGTGTTTTTTAGCAAAAGCAACCAATTTTTCAAATAACGTCAAGCTTCCTCTTGCACCCGTTGGCATATGAGGATACCCCAGCCACATCAGTTTTACTTTCTCCAGCTCTAATTTTTCTAAAGCTTCAAAATCCGGCTCCCACGCATTTGCTTCTTTCAAATCATAATAAACCGGAACTGCTCCAACCAAATTGGTTACCGAAGTATAGGTCGGATAACCCGGATTCGGAATTAAAACATGATCGCCTTCATTTAAAAATGCTAACGAAATGTGCATAATTCCTTCTTTCGAACCCATCAAAGGCAAAATCTCATTGTTCGGATTCAACACAACACCAAACTGATTCTGATAAAAATCAGCCATTCCTTTTCTCAATTCCGGCAACCCCTGATAGCTTTGATAGCCATGCCCGTTTTCCTCCTGAATTGCTGCGGCTACCGCTTCAATTACTGCTTTAGACGGACTCAAATCAGGGCTTCCGATGCCCATATTGATGATAGGTTTTCCTTCAGATTGCAGTTGACGAACTTCTCTCAATTTTGAGGAGAAGTAGTATTCTTCAACTGTATCTAATCGTTTTGCTGTTGTGATCATTTTTTTTGGTTTTAGGCTTTAAGCAGTATGCTTTAGGCTCATTTAAACTTTTTTAATTTGCTGTATTATTCTTTTTAACTTTATGATTTTCGACTTTTCAACTTTAAGACTCACTTAAAGGTTTTGTGTTTTTGTATTCTCCCAATACTTTAAAATATTCTGCCATAATGTTTAATAACGATTTGGCTTTTGCAAAATCTTCGTATTTCTCAAAGGTCACGTCTACGAAAAACGAATATTTCCAGGGTGTTTCAATTTTTGGAAGCGACTGAATTTTGGTCAGATTCAATTTACAGTCACTCATTACATTTAAAACCGCTGCCAGACTTCCTCTTTTATGGTCCAGTTCAAACTTAATTGAGGCTCTGTTGATTTCATTTTCCGGCAAAAAAGAATTCTGCTTTTTAATGATTACAAAGCGGGTCATATTGTTTTTGATGGTTTGGATTTCAGGAGCGATAATTTCTAAATTATACATTTCTGAAGCCGTTTTACTGGCGATCGCTGCAATTCCGGTCAATTGTTTTTCCTGAATTCTTCTTGCCGTTTCGGCCGTATCTTTATCCTCAACCAATTTAATATTTGGATATTGTTTCAAAAAATCCATGCATTGTAATAAAGCCATCGGATGCGAATGAACCTCTTTTATATCCTCAATTTTCTGACCTTCTAAAGCCATTAAATTTTGGTGAATATTCAAATAATGCTCTCCGATAATGTGAATATTATTCTTATCAATCAAGGCATAATTTGGAATAATTGGCCCCGCAATCGAATTTTCAATAGCCATTACTGCCTGCTCTGATTTTCCTGAAAGTAGACTGTCAATTAATTCTTCAAAAGATAAACACTCATCAATATCCACGTTTTCAGAGAAATACTCCTTCACTACCTGATGGTGAAAAGATCCTTTTATACCTTGTATTGCAATTTTCGTTGTCATATATTCAAAAAAAAATCCTGATTTGCATCAGGATTGTATATTAGTTTTATTTGTCTTTTAATTTTCTCAAATAACCATAGCACAATCCTCACTTCTACTAAAGAAGAAATAAAAAGAGTTGCTAAAATAAAAACGGTTATGGGTCATTTTGTTTGTGTTTTTCAATAAATACTCTGCGAATGTATAAATTATTTTTACCGCACCAAAAAAAATAATACTTTTTATGAAACAAAAAAGGATTTCTTAACAAATTTATGATGTTTTGTAAGATAATATAAAAATATCCTCTTAAAATGAGATATTTACAATTGGTTTTTTGAAGATGCTAAGGTTCTGAGGTACTAATGTGCTACGTTTTTTCGCCACGAATTCACGAATGATTTCAATCTATTGCAGCTTTTAAACAAACAATTCGTGAATTCGTGGCTATCTCGCGATCCTAAAATAATCCTGAAACCGGCTTGTTCATAATCCCAATTCTAGTATAATCGAAATTCATTTTTTGCTGTAATAATGAGGCGTACACACTTCTAAAATCAATTTCATATTTCAGATCTCCGTTATCCAAATTAGATAAATCAGGGTTCTTACCTAAAATTGTCCCTCTGTTGTTTCCGCCAATTATAAACATTGGCGCTGCAGTTCCGTGATCTGTGCCGTTTCCATTATCTTTAACACGTCTTCCAAATTCAGAAAAAACTACGACCGTTACATTCTGAAGCAGCTTTGCCTGTTTCAAATCCTGATAAAAACTATACAAGGCATCATTCAGCTCCCCTAATTTTCGTTCGTGCAAAGCCAGCTGATTGTCATGAGTGTCAAATCCACCCAGCGAGGTATAATATACTTTCGAATTTAGATTTCCTTTAATTAGTCGGCCAATCCATTCCAGATTTTTAGACAATTCTGTTTTCGAATAACTAATTTCCGACTTTGATTTTACCAATGCCTTCTGGATCTCATCTGATCCTTCTGTAACCGAATTGGCAATTTTTCGAACAAAATCCAATTGCGGATTATCAGACAAGGTTACATTTGTTTCTTTATCTGATTTCACCTTAAATCGGTTTGGG
This window encodes:
- a CDS encoding pyridoxal phosphate-dependent aminotransferase, yielding MITTAKRLDTVEEYYFSSKLREVRQLQSEGKPIINMGIGSPDLSPSKAVIEAVAAAIQEENGHGYQSYQGLPELRKGMADFYQNQFGVVLNPNNEILPLMGSKEGIMHISLAFLNEGDHVLIPNPGYPTYTSVTNLVGAVPVYYDLKEANAWEPDFEALEKLELEKVKLMWLGYPHMPTGARGSLTLFEKLVAFAKKHNILLVNDNPYSFVLNDNPMSLLQVEGAKDVALELNSLSKTFNMAGWRVGMVLGKPEIIDAVLKVKSNMDSGMFYGIQKGAVAALNCDKSWFEDQNVIYRRRRELTEKLAEKLGCEVYKEGVGLFVWAKLPEGIASAEKFIDEILYEKHIFITPGTIFGSNGEGYIRFSLCVKEEKVQEAIERF
- a CDS encoding prephenate dehydratase; this encodes MTTKIAIQGIKGSFHHQVVKEYFSENVDIDECLSFEELIDSLLSGKSEQAVMAIENSIAGPIIPNYALIDKNNIHIIGEHYLNIHQNLMALEGQKIEDIKEVHSHPMALLQCMDFLKQYPNIKLVEDKDTAETARRIQEKQLTGIAAIASKTASEMYNLEIIAPEIQTIKNNMTRFVIIKKQNSFLPENEINRASIKFELDHKRGSLAAVLNVMSDCKLNLTKIQSLPKIETPWKYSFFVDVTFEKYEDFAKAKSLLNIMAEYFKVLGEYKNTKPLSES
- a CDS encoding DUF1501 domain-containing protein; this encodes MNRRNFLTLTGTLTGGMLVLPDFLHAFGSQSSLIVGEQCVVFVQLNGGNDGLNTFIPYDNPLYYDYRTKIALNKDVVIGKNKGMAFHPALKDLAQIQQNGDLTVIQNVGYPEPIRSHFRSQEIWQTATDSNKYSNEGWLGRYLDLQCNGHQATAGINLDSIDNLALKGNEPNFITVKDPNRFKVKSDKETNVTLSDNPQLDFVRKIANSVTEGSDEIQKALVKSKSEISYSKTELSKNLEWIGRLIKGNLNSKVYYTSLGGFDTHDNQLALHERKLGELNDALYSFYQDLKQAKLLQNVTVVVFSEFGRRVKDNGNGTDHGTAAPMFIIGGNNRGTILGKNPDLSNLDNGDLKYEIDFRSVYASLLQQKMNFDYTRIGIMNKPVSGLF